Proteins encoded within one genomic window of Anastrepha ludens isolate Willacy chromosome 4, idAnaLude1.1, whole genome shotgun sequence:
- the LOC128860649 gene encoding TPR-containing protein DDB_G0280363-like, with translation MEVLSVQNQYQGQFGVIGSSKVKDWTSPLTPPPPPPSSSSQLLSTSNSITSDNVAHNQRNGNGNNNNRNVSNYQIKQDEEQLLELYTEGAVEGGDVVDGGNWSAPLKQAEQHYNHHNYHHEQRQQHFYYNNHHYGGTHHTNNYHHHNQPHPNNYHHYQKQQQQQQQYCNHQQYTTGQQKQAKQQKSQKANNATTKEENTKGAFNDNMFYYEPPVTSAITPVGTPTSGSCFGSATTDVDIAAVNELAQRVQTELRDAKKRHLDCTEVSLPFNLMPRIAAEIIKASEREPCGVRGCSLYIDFECEPSNVRRIASFKVDDSTVSTFELYLMLKQDKSGWTSLLPQFIKNLTRSNTILVSPDFTLTKNKLYSCD, from the exons ACTGGACGAGTCCGTTaacgccaccaccaccaccaccatcatcatcatcacaacTGCTATCAACAAGCAACAGCATCACCAGTGACAACGTTGCGCACAATCAACGCAACGgcaacggcaacaacaacaacagaaacgtTAGCAACTACCAAATAAAACAGGACGAGGAGCAGCTCCTAGAGCTGTACACCGAAGGCGCAGTAGAGGGTGGGGACGTTGTTGACGGCGGAAATTGGTCAGCGCCACTAAAACAAGCAGAACAACACTACAATCATCATAATTATCACCACGAGCAGCGACAGCAACACTTTTATTACAACAATCACCACTACGGTGGCACCCACCACACTAACAACTACCACCATCATAATCAACCACACCCCAACAATTACCACCActatcagaaacaacaacaacaacagcaacaatactgCAACCACCAACAATACACCACTGggcaacaaaaacaagcaaagcaaCAGAAATCGCAAAAAGCCAACAACGCAACAACAAAAGAAGAGAACACCAAAGGCGCCTTCAACGACAACATGTTCTACTATGAGCCACCAGTGACTTCGGCCATTACACCAGTGGGCACACCAACATCGGGTAGCTGCTTCGGTAGCGCCACCACTGATGTGGACATCGCCGCCGTCAATGAGCTGGCGCAGCGGGTGCAGACGGAGTTGCGGGATGCCAAGAAGCGTCATTTGGACTGCACTGAAGTCTCATTGCCATTTAATCTCATGCCGCGCATTGCGGCCGAAATAATCAAGGCTTCGGAGCGGGAACCGTGTGGCGTGCGTGGCTGTTCGCTGTACATCGATTTCGAGTGTGAGCCGAGCAATGTGAG ACGCATTGCCTCGTTCAAAGTGGATGACTCCACCGTCTCCACCTTCGAGTTGTATCTCATGCTAAAGCAGGACAAGAGCGGCTGGACCTCTTTGTTGCCACAATTTATCAA AAATCTTACACGCAGCAACACCATTTTGGTGAGCCCCGATTTCACGCTGACCAAAAACAAGCTTTACTCCTGCGATTAA